Proteins encoded within one genomic window of Bacillus sp. 1NLA3E:
- a CDS encoding FUSC family protein, with amino-acid sequence MKLGARIFKTGIAIILALFIANLLNFSSPVFAGIAAIFAIQPTIYRSYLTIIEQIQGNLVGALLAIIFVLLFGNNIFIIGLAAIIVITINLKLKIDKTIGLSLVTLLAIMETPGDQFIQFAIIRFATIMLGVLSAFVVNLVFLPPKYENKLYNRITDVTDDIIRWIRHSIRHASEHRLLKHDIETIKDEMIKLDQLYYMYKEERNYFKKAGLVKSRKLVVYRQMVSTSKRALEALKRLHRYENELYQMPQVFQYAVQSQLDCLINHHEQLLLKFIGKIKSGGIFEEQSLCLSKKELFDLFLAQQQEVEDPQSPMLFHSMQVIAVIIEYREQIEHLETLINSFQAFHKRDNEVSIEEEKN; translated from the coding sequence ATGAAGCTTGGTGCCCGCATATTTAAAACGGGAATCGCAATTATTCTTGCACTTTTTATCGCAAATCTGCTCAATTTCTCTTCCCCTGTTTTTGCTGGAATTGCTGCAATCTTTGCCATCCAGCCTACTATTTATCGCTCTTATTTAACAATCATTGAACAGATCCAAGGAAACTTAGTTGGGGCACTCCTAGCTATCATCTTTGTTTTGTTATTCGGAAATAACATTTTCATTATTGGCTTGGCTGCAATCATCGTAATCACAATTAATTTGAAGTTGAAAATTGATAAAACAATTGGTCTCTCCCTAGTTACGTTATTAGCGATTATGGAAACGCCTGGAGATCAATTCATTCAATTTGCCATCATTCGCTTTGCTACGATTATGCTTGGTGTCCTCTCCGCATTTGTTGTGAACTTAGTATTCTTACCTCCCAAATATGAAAATAAGCTCTACAATAGGATTACCGATGTAACTGATGATATTATACGTTGGATTCGCCATAGCATTCGTCATGCATCTGAACACCGCTTATTAAAACATGATATTGAGACTATAAAAGATGAAATGATCAAACTCGATCAACTTTATTATATGTACAAAGAAGAACGGAATTATTTCAAAAAAGCAGGTTTAGTAAAATCACGAAAGCTAGTTGTCTATCGTCAGATGGTTTCCACTTCAAAACGAGCTTTAGAAGCCTTAAAACGCCTCCATCGTTATGAAAATGAGCTCTACCAAATGCCACAGGTGTTCCAATATGCAGTCCAATCTCAACTTGATTGCCTCATAAATCACCATGAGCAGCTACTTCTGAAGTTTATTGGAAAAATAAAATCGGGCGGGATTTTTGAAGAACAGTCCTTATGTCTGAGCAAAAAAGAATTATTTGATTTATTTTTGGCACAGCAACAGGAAGTTGAAGACCCTCAATCCCCGATGCTTTTCCATTCAATGCAGGTGATTGCCGTAATCATTGAATATCGTGAACAAATTGAACACTTGGAAACTCTTATTAACAGCTTTCAAGCCTTTCATAAGCGAGATAATGAAGTCTCAATTGAAGAGGAAAAAAATTAA
- a CDS encoding ABC transporter ATP-binding protein, translating into MGNIRRYLQFVKPYRLQIFGTVLIGILKFVIPLIIPILIKYVVDDIIGSKVLSDQVKLDRLFMIMGVMIIVFVILRPPVEYYRQYFAQWTANKILYDIRDRLFTHIQKLSFKYYANTRSGEIISRVINDVEQTKTFVISGLMNLWLDIATIVIAIAIMFSMDSVLTAVSLVLFPFYAFSVRYFFGNLRRLTRARSQALAEVQSYLHERVQGMPVIKSFAIEDFEQGQFDKQNRNFLTKALDHTKWNAKSFAVVNTITDIAPIIVIGYSAYEVIQNDLTLGTMVAFIAYIDKLYGPLRRLVNSSTTITQSIASMDRVFEFIDEKYDIEDAPNSIECQNVQGNIIFDHIDFSYNENEEPVLKNLNLDVKRGETIALVGMSGGGKTTLISLIPRFYDVTKGRILLDGVDITSFKVRSLRDKIGMVLQDNILFSESVLTNILLGKPTATEDEVIEAAKAANAHEFILNLAEGYQTKVGERGVKLSGGQKQRIAIARVFLKNPPILVLDEATSSLDLESEHLIQEALDKLAKERTTFIVAHRLSTITHADRIVLIEHGEIIEIGSHEQLMKKKGNYYNLFQVQQLEPREVEGTQTVS; encoded by the coding sequence TTGGGTAACATCCGGAGATATTTGCAATTTGTAAAACCATATCGACTTCAAATATTCGGAACTGTTTTGATTGGGATTTTGAAGTTTGTCATCCCCCTTATCATTCCTATTTTAATAAAATATGTAGTCGACGATATTATCGGAAGTAAGGTATTAAGTGATCAAGTTAAACTAGATAGGTTATTTATGATTATGGGAGTCATGATCATTGTTTTTGTTATTCTTCGTCCACCCGTTGAGTATTATCGACAATATTTCGCTCAATGGACAGCAAACAAAATCCTCTATGACATTCGAGATCGATTATTTACTCATATTCAAAAGTTAAGCTTCAAATATTATGCTAATACAAGATCTGGTGAAATCATTTCGAGGGTCATCAATGATGTGGAACAGACCAAAACATTTGTCATATCAGGTTTAATGAATTTATGGTTAGATATTGCAACGATTGTCATTGCGATTGCCATCATGTTTTCAATGGACTCCGTACTGACAGCTGTTTCTCTTGTTCTCTTTCCATTTTACGCCTTTTCTGTTCGGTACTTTTTCGGGAACCTTCGTAGATTAACGAGGGCTCGTTCTCAGGCTCTAGCAGAGGTACAAAGCTATTTGCATGAACGAGTTCAAGGGATGCCCGTTATAAAAAGCTTTGCGATAGAGGACTTCGAGCAAGGCCAATTCGATAAACAAAATCGCAACTTTTTAACGAAGGCATTAGACCATACCAAGTGGAACGCCAAGTCCTTCGCTGTTGTTAATACCATTACCGACATCGCACCGATCATTGTGATTGGCTACTCCGCCTATGAAGTCATTCAAAATGACCTAACCTTAGGTACAATGGTTGCGTTCATAGCCTATATTGATAAGCTATATGGTCCATTAAGAAGATTAGTAAATTCTTCAACGACGATCACCCAATCAATCGCGTCAATGGACCGTGTTTTTGAATTTATCGATGAAAAATATGACATTGAGGACGCACCCAACTCAATTGAGTGTCAGAATGTGCAAGGAAATATTATCTTTGATCATATAGACTTTTCTTACAATGAGAATGAAGAACCCGTTTTAAAGAATTTGAATCTTGATGTTAAAAGGGGAGAAACAATCGCTCTTGTTGGGATGAGTGGCGGTGGTAAAACGACTTTGATTAGTTTAATACCCCGCTTTTATGATGTCACCAAAGGAAGGATTTTGCTTGATGGAGTTGATATTACCTCCTTTAAGGTCCGCTCCCTTCGTGATAAAATAGGTATGGTTTTACAGGATAATATTTTATTTAGTGAATCTGTCTTGACCAATATTTTACTTGGAAAACCGACTGCTACAGAAGACGAAGTGATAGAAGCAGCAAAAGCAGCAAATGCTCATGAATTTATTTTGAACTTGGCTGAGGGTTACCAAACAAAAGTTGGTGAAAGAGGAGTAAAACTATCTGGCGGTCAGAAGCAAAGAATTGCGATTGCTAGGGTATTCTTGAAAAATCCGCCGATACTAGTCCTTGATGAAGCGACCTCGTCTCTTGATTTAGAAAGTGAGCATTTAATTCAGGAGGCGCTGGATAAACTAGCGAAGGAGCGGACAACGTTTATTGTCGCTCACCGATTATCAACCATTACACATGCTGATCGAATAGTGTTAATTGAACACGGTGAAATAATTGAAATAGGTAGCCATGAACAATTGATGAAGAAGAAGGGCAATTATTATAATTTATTCCAAGTACAACAACTTGAGCCAAGAGAAGTAGAAGGGACTCAGACCGTTAGTTAA
- the ntdP gene encoding nucleoside tri-diphosphate phosphatase yields the protein MGVPIEGETVQIHSYKHNGHIHRVWDQTTILKGTQNLVIGGNDRTMVTESDGRTWITREPAVVYFHSQYWFNVIGMLREDGIYYYCNISSPFIFDGDSIKYIDYDLDIKVFPDMTFNLLDEDEYERHRKEMKYPDIIDVILKRNVNELIQWIRQRKGPFAPDFIDIWYERYLTYRR from the coding sequence GTGGGCGTACCCATCGAAGGTGAAACAGTACAAATTCATAGCTATAAACACAATGGGCACATCCATCGCGTCTGGGATCAAACAACCATTTTAAAAGGGACTCAGAATTTAGTGATTGGTGGAAATGATCGAACCATGGTAACGGAGTCCGATGGGAGAACGTGGATTACCCGGGAGCCTGCTGTAGTTTATTTCCATTCACAATACTGGTTTAATGTTATTGGGATGCTTCGGGAAGACGGTATTTATTATTATTGCAACATCAGCTCTCCGTTTATTTTTGATGGGGATTCGATAAAGTATATTGATTATGATTTAGATATAAAAGTATTCCCTGATATGACCTTTAATTTGCTTGATGAGGACGAATATGAACGCCATCGGAAGGAAATGAAATATCCCGATATTATAGATGTAATATTAAAGAGAAACGTGAATGAGTTAATACAGTGGATTCGCCAAAGAAAAGGTCCATTTGCACCAGATTTCATTGATATTTGGTATGAAAGATATTTGACCTACAGAAGGTAA
- a CDS encoding spore coat protein yields MMQNQQNQIANPQSGQLPQVKGPEMNDRDFINDGLSTCKYLTDSLNSAVREASHIQLHGDLLQILTETHQSSRDLYNLMFQNGWYKLEAEEQQKIDQAFQQFNNYSTQFPY; encoded by the coding sequence ATGATGCAAAACCAGCAAAATCAAATCGCAAATCCACAATCAGGACAATTGCCACAAGTAAAGGGTCCAGAAATGAATGATCGTGATTTTATTAACGATGGCTTAAGTACATGCAAATACTTAACAGACAGCTTAAACAGTGCAGTTCGTGAAGCTAGTCACATTCAGCTTCATGGGGACTTGTTACAGATTCTGACAGAAACGCACCAAAGCTCTCGAGACCTCTATAACTTAATGTTTCAGAACGGTTGGTATAAGCTAGAAGCTGAAGAACAACAAAAAATCGATCAGGCATTCCAACAATTTAATAACTATTCCACGCAATTTCCGTATTAA